The Chitinophagales bacterium genomic sequence GTAACATCTGAAAAAATACAAACAGGTAACTAAAAATAAATATTGCTATTATGAGATCATTTTTATCCGGGTACAATCATTCATTATTATTAATTATCCTCTGCTTTTTAGGTGCTACAGGAGCTAATGCTCAGTATTGTTCTGCTACATACAGCGTACAATGCAGCAGTTACAATATGTATATCCGCTCTTTCAGTACTACAGGAGGCATAACTAATATCACCAACAACAACACCTACTGCAGTAATACCTCTACTAGTTATACATATTACAGCGGTATGGTACATGAAGGAGCTCCTCTTTCTTCAGTCAATTTCTCTGTTACTATCGGGTCCAGCTACCCCCAGGGAGTTGTGATATGGGTAGACTGGAACCAGGACGGTGATTTTAATGATGCCGGTGAAAAAGTATATAATCCCAGCAGCACTATTTCTGCGGGTGGAACGCGCACGGGTAGTTTTACGATCCCTGTTACGGCATCGATCGGTAATACACGTATGAGGGTTAGGTCATCCTACGCCACCACAAGTGTTCCGCAATGTGGTAACCAAAGCTATGGTGAGTGTGAAGATTACAATTTTACTGTGGTAAGTAACTGCGCCGCACCCGCATCAATTAATATAGGTGCTGTCAATTCCGGCTCCGTACAGTTCAACTGGTCGGCGGTCACAGGTTCGCTAGGGTACGATTATGCGGTTACTACTTCACAAAATGGTCCATCTTCAGGTTCCGGCTCTACCAATAATACATCAGCGCTGGTAACAGGTCTCAGCCCAAATACAACTTATTTTGTTCATGTAAGAAATAACTGTGCAGGTTACCCTTCGCAATGGACGACAAGCGCGCCTTTTACAACACTTCCTCCTTGTTCCGAGCCCTCAGGGTTTGCTGTAACATATGTAGATTCAAGTTCTGCAGATTTTACCTGGACACCTTTGTCTACTGCGGTAGAATATCAATATTTTATTGACCAGGACAGAGCGACACCAACATCAGCACAAGGAGCTAATTCTACTACCAGCAATTATGTAAGCACAACAGGTTTAACAGAAGGAAATACTTATTACGTGCATATGCGTTCTTTATGCATTGGTAATGATAGCTCGGGTTGGTCGCTGGATTCATTCTATGTACCTATAGCATGCCGCAGTGCTATAGTTATGTTCAACGACCTAACAACAAGCAGGGCGGTAGCGTACTGGGCACCTGCCAATACAGCCATTGAATATGAATATGCTATTACCGAAACATCAGCTCTGCCACCTGTAGGCAGTAAAACGGTTGCATTGAGTAAGCTGTTGCCTTACCTTGATGATAAGACAACATATTATTTCCACACCAAGAGCTATTGTGATGATCATGACATCAAGACATCATCATCCTGGGCTACCTTCTCTTTCAAGACAATTGGTGTAGACGTAAATAATATTGATATCAGCGATAAGCAGATATTCCTGTATCCTAACCCTGTCAGGGAACAAATGATAGTTAATATAACGGGCAGGCCCAATAATAATGGTGTTATACATATATTGGATGTGACGGGAAAGTTATTGATGACTGAAAACATAACAACAGACAGGATAACAATAGATGTAAGTAACCTGTCTGCCGGAATGTATATAGTACAGTATTCAGATGATACACATCGCAAACAGGTTAAGTTCAATAAACGATAATAGCATCTATTTTTTAACTAATAATTAAAGCCGGAGAAATTTCTCCGGCTTTAATTATTAAAACATATTAAACTACCTAACCATTTTGATTTTGTTGCTGTCTGCCCGGGTACATACAGAATGCAACAGGCTAACAACAACTACTTTCAGGGAGAGTGTTGTTTGATTGTTGTGTCCTGTTATGGTAACAGATACGTAAACAAAATCAAACGATATGAAAATCAGGATCTACTCATTTTCCAAAACCGTGCTGCTTGCCCTGGTAGCTTCCCTGTCTTATGCAGACGCTTCAGCGCAATTACCTGCGTTAAAACAAT encodes the following:
- a CDS encoding T9SS type A sorting domain-containing protein; translation: MRSFLSGYNHSLLLIILCFLGATGANAQYCSATYSVQCSSYNMYIRSFSTTGGITNITNNNTYCSNTSTSYTYYSGMVHEGAPLSSVNFSVTIGSSYPQGVVIWVDWNQDGDFNDAGEKVYNPSSTISAGGTRTGSFTIPVTASIGNTRMRVRSSYATTSVPQCGNQSYGECEDYNFTVVSNCAAPASINIGAVNSGSVQFNWSAVTGSLGYDYAVTTSQNGPSSGSGSTNNTSALVTGLSPNTTYFVHVRNNCAGYPSQWTTSAPFTTLPPCSEPSGFAVTYVDSSSADFTWTPLSTAVEYQYFIDQDRATPTSAQGANSTTSNYVSTTGLTEGNTYYVHMRSLCIGNDSSGWSLDSFYVPIACRSAIVMFNDLTTSRAVAYWAPANTAIEYEYAITETSALPPVGSKTVALSKLLPYLDDKTTYYFHTKSYCDDHDIKTSSSWATFSFKTIGVDVNNIDISDKQIFLYPNPVREQMIVNITGRPNNNGVIHILDVTGKLLMTENITTDRITIDVSNLSAGMYIVQYSDDTHRKQVKFNKR